The region TTTTCCCGCGTGCGGGCGACAACTCCATGTCGGTAAAATGGCTCTAACTTCAGGGGTTAGCCAAACGGCGTTCCCGAAATCCCAAACGAAGCAGGACAGATGGAAAACGATCCGAAATTTCACCTCGCACTTCGACGGCGGCTTCCCCAGGCTCAGCTTCTTCGCAGGCTGACGCTTGTCGTACTGGCCACAATGTTCACACCTCTCATACTCTCAGCGCAGGACAAGACTGCGGCCCCCGCACCTGATGTCGTTATCTTGAACAATGGCGACCAGTTGACGGGCAAGCTTGAGCGCGGCGTAGGTGACAGCATTCTCTTCAAGAGCGATGTTGTCGGTGAAGTGACGATTCCCCTGAGCAAAGTGAAGGATCTGAAATCCAGCAGCAACTTCGTCGTGCTCCGCAAAGACGAAAAAACTACCCGCGCTCCCAAGCAGGCCGAAGCAATCACCGTTGAAAACAATACGGTTAAGCGAACGGCGCCCAGCGGAAATGCCGAGACGATTGCAAGCAAAGATATCGGCTATATTGTGGACGGAGCCATCTACAACAAGGAGCTGAACGGCAATCCGGGCTTCTTCCACGGATGGGACGGTTCCGTAACCGGCGGTGCCACGGTCCTGCAATCCACCTCCTACGGCCAGACCTACACTGCCGCTCTTGCGCTGATCCGCGCCATCCCCTCAGTGGCCTATCTGCCACCTCGTACCCGTACGACCTTCAATCTTCTTGAGACGTACGGCAAGCTGACCCAGCCGGTTGTTCCCAATCCCAACAACCTGCCGGCCGCGCAGGCGAAGACCAGCATCTTCCATACGGACTTCGAGCACGACAAGTACCTCACTCCACGTTTCTACATGCTGGGAGGCCTCTCCTACGATCACAACTTCTCACAAGGCCTCAATTTCCAGCAGATCTACGGTGTGGGCGCCGGCTATACCGTGTTGAAAGACGCCATTCAGCAATTCGATGTCAAGGCCGATCTCCACTACGAGCAGCAGAAGTTCATTCAACCCGAACAACCGCTTCCTCCCCTTCCCCCGCTTCCGCTTACGCCGGACCAGAACCTGATCGGCTCGACCTTTGGCGAGACCTACCTGCGCGCACTCCCCGGTAAGATCCAGTTGACGCACAGCGGAACCTATATCCAGTCATGGAACAACACCGATGCATGGTCGGCGATTGGCACGCTGGGGCTCGCGCTTCCGGTCTATCACCGCTTCAGCCTCAGCGTGAACCTGCTGGATAACTATCTGAATAATCCGGCGATCGGCTTCAACAAGAACAGCCTGCAGTTTGTCACCGGAGTCACCTACAGCTTCCACTAATCGAGTCCCGATGGAGAAGATGCGGTTTGGAGCCAGACTCCAAACCGCATCTTTTTGTTCTCAATCCGGGCAGATTTGCCAAATCACGACCGACTACTTCCCCTGCAGGATGCGCTGTACCGGATCCGGCATCTCCCTGTCCGCGTTCTTCAGCAGCAGACTTACCTGCCACATCTCCGTGTCGGAGAGCACGTGTTTGAAGGCGGGCATTCCGGTCAGCCGGATCCCATTCGCAACTCTCCAGTAGGTTTCGCTGGGAGCATCGTCACTTACCCCCACCACCCCTCTGTTCCCGTGCTTCTTCCACAACTGAGGAGCCGATGGATACATGTACCGTGCAGAGGCAACATCGTGGCCCGGAGTACCGTGGCACTGAGCGCACTGTGTTCGGTAGACCCTGGCTCCCGACTCGAAAACATCCTCGCTGATCCCAAAAGGAGGATCCTTCTTTTCGCTTTCAATACGGTTATGCAGCGGAATACGGACGATCTGCTTTTCCAGCAGAAACGGCGCGTCTGCAACAGCAACCGGAAGCCTGCCAAAGTTGAGGTAGGCGTACCCTGCCGCCACGACTGCCAGAACTCCGAGGATGAAGCCCAGAACCAGCTTCCCGAAACCTCCGCTGCTCCCTTTTTTTGCCATAATCGAAGATCCTTTCGCTAAAACGTGACGGGAAATCTCACTCTTTTCCTTAGACAGATGCCGTGGATGTTCTAATAAGAGTTGGCCGCAGTTCGACTTCCGAGTGCGCCTCAGGTTCCACCATAGCAAGAGCTCAGCTAGTGCAGGAGTAATCGTTGATGTTCGGTTTCAGGTTTAGTGTGAAGTGTGCGGCAGCCTTCCTGGCCGCCGCTTTCATTGCAAGCGGGGCGGCCCCACTTCAGGCTCAGTTTTCACGCAGGCGTGAGACGAATGCCAATCGCAGGGCTCGCATTGAGCGGGCCATTCAGGACACCTACTCCCACCAGTGGGAGATAGGCGGCGGCGGCGGTTATCTTCGCTTCCGTTCCGGCGAGATCCTCCAGAAGAACAACGAAGTGACCTTCTGGATGTCCGGCACACGCTTCATGTCGCCCAAGTTCGGCATCACCGGCGACGTCCGCGGCGCC is a window of Edaphobacter sp. 12200R-103 DNA encoding:
- a CDS encoding DUF481 domain-containing protein, whose amino-acid sequence is MENDPKFHLALRRRLPQAQLLRRLTLVVLATMFTPLILSAQDKTAAPAPDVVILNNGDQLTGKLERGVGDSILFKSDVVGEVTIPLSKVKDLKSSSNFVVLRKDEKTTRAPKQAEAITVENNTVKRTAPSGNAETIASKDIGYIVDGAIYNKELNGNPGFFHGWDGSVTGGATVLQSTSYGQTYTAALALIRAIPSVAYLPPRTRTTFNLLETYGKLTQPVVPNPNNLPAAQAKTSIFHTDFEHDKYLTPRFYMLGGLSYDHNFSQGLNFQQIYGVGAGYTVLKDAIQQFDVKADLHYEQQKFIQPEQPLPPLPPLPLTPDQNLIGSTFGETYLRALPGKIQLTHSGTYIQSWNNTDAWSAIGTLGLALPVYHRFSLSVNLLDNYLNNPAIGFNKNSLQFVTGVTYSFH
- a CDS encoding cytochrome c encodes the protein MAKKGSSGGFGKLVLGFILGVLAVVAAGYAYLNFGRLPVAVADAPFLLEKQIVRIPLHNRIESEKKDPPFGISEDVFESGARVYRTQCAQCHGTPGHDVASARYMYPSAPQLWKKHGNRGVVGVSDDAPSETYWRVANGIRLTGMPAFKHVLSDTEMWQVSLLLKNADREMPDPVQRILQGK